ATCACACACAGTCACACACTTTTGTAGCTGAATTGAGTGTGTATCTGCGACGCCGGGAATATTGGACGATTTTACCCCTGTCGTTTCTCAGAATTACATTACGTTGTGGCCGTCAGATTGAGGTGATTACGCGTGTCGTGATCTGCCTATTATTCTCAAAATTTTGGCGCTCTAATTCGCCTCTCAAAAATTTTCAATCGTTTACAAACGAAGACGGTCGTTGCACGTGACCGATTCTGTTAAAGTTGACGGTCAAGCACAGTGAGTTTAATAACCCCTTTAAGAAGAGCCGTCAAATAATTCGGTAATACTACTACGAAGAGTTTATTCAATCACggatttaatggattttaaaatttaaacatagtTTATGtgtgatttaattttatattttagttttcttttaatgtaAATCATGTATTCTTgttctataatttataaatactagttaaatttatatgttattgTTTAGTAATTTATTTCTGGATTTCAAAATCTGCTTTATactttaaatggatttgaatgtaagaaaaaaaatcaaatagtaaactaaaaaatgtttttaaaattcatatacttttgtttgactttttttataaatcttatataaatttttaaaacgagAAAATGTGAGTAACGGTGCTCTATAAAAAAACGCTTTAGATACATTTCAGGCCTAGTGGCCGATTATTAATGAGTAAATTTTCTTTGTATGATTTAAtctttatgtaaataataaaattatattaaaattgttgaaaatatatatattaaaaaggtatGATCGTTGGTAGCAATACAAATGGTCTATATTAAATATCCTATggttaattagttttttaaaaactccTAAAATAATTATCATGTATGTTATGTGAGAATTATTCTCATATGTATTATAATCATCTAAACAATTTCATCTACACAATAAGCGTTTGGAAGTCTCTCAAGTCTCTCTGTTGCATGTGTGTTGTAGTTGCGAGAACATTTTTCTATAAGGtcatcattaatgggagaacacCAAGGGTAttctaagcccaaaaaaattataaaaataatgaatagtggcgtagtacactttttttagttctttacgtagaactgatttaagcccagttcttatttgatgtggcttcatgtgattggacgagattttttggaaaaaaagaaaatatttcatttatataagtatgcaatttaaatgttaatttataagtttttataattgtaatatgtttaagaatattatattaatttataagtatataattgcttttatataagtatgcaatttaaatgttaatttataagtttttataattgtaatatgtttaagaatattatattaatttataagtatataattgcttttatataagtaagcaatttaaatgttaatttataagtttttataattgtaatatgtttaagaatattatattaatttataagtatataattgcttttatataagtatgcaatttaaatgttaatttataagtttttataatttgtaaaatgtttatgaatattatattaatttataagtatacaattgtttttatataagtaagcaatttaaatgttattttataagtttttataatttgtaaaatgtttatgaatattattttactatatcttTATTGTAAGAACATCATAATTagttcttccattttttttacctatgatcttaacaactgatctaacattattttcactatatatttaatctaagaacataaaaaaaagttttccgATTAATGATGCCCATGTATGATACCATACATCCAAGAATATAAACATCGTTTTCAATACTGGCAAGGGAACCGTATCTCTCCCAGAAAAAGTCAcactttaactttttaaatagacatattttaaaaactatatttaactttctaaataaatatatactgttTTTATTATGCTAATCAAAAGGTATTCACCATAACATATTGTTATTCCGGATCCTTTCCAAAAAGAAAATCGccaaatttaacaataaatttgACTACGCAATAATATATTTGACTAGGCAATAATGATGTAGTGTTCGAGCCACTTGTATAACATAAACTCACACATAAATAAAGTACTTGTTTAGTTATCTTATTAGGTAGAATATTGGGTTGGTATAAAATGGTCATTTAGTTGTGCTATAGTTAGTAAACCATTGTTTCAAGCTTAACCAATTTGAAAGAGCAAAATCAGAGCAAActatcatattaattaattgtttcataaatttatTGAGCCATGTACAACGTTTACAAAATGCATAGTATAACAGTAGATCaaacttctttttaaaaagttcatgGAGGTTCTTACCCAATGAATCTTGAAGCaagattaataattttgattttttgatatttatttgtAAAGAGTGTTAACGCAGTCAATGTATAAAAATCTTACAAAGCATTTTAAAACCATTTATACAAAGCATTTTAAAATTACTTTACGCGTGTTGAGAAATTATGTATGTTAGTTCATCAGCAAAACTCTACTAATCCAatagatacaaaataaatatacaaacattcaaattactatcaaatttgaataaatgtattctttcttttttttattttgtctttgtcAAACGAGCTTATTCTTATATAAGAATAAAATGAAcatgattaattaaaaatgggaaagaaaacaaaatacgcTCGATTAATAAGTGTCAGAATGTGGAAAACGAGATTACGTCATCGTATAAGAGAATCTACCGGGACAAAATGTCACACTGCCCAGTGTAGATTAATCTTGCTTTGTAAGAAACTAAAAATCATTTCAAGATTtggtaaatctatatatagattGCGTGCGTAGTCTAAACATATAGTACTACTTATAAGGATTTAGACGAATATTATATAGTATCTATAAAAAGACACGCACGTAACATCTCGATTTAATACTTAATTGCACTCACGCATGCACATTAAGCTTCAGCATAAACATCCTCTACTTGATTGACTCTTAAATCTCTTTCAATTTAAGtatattttgaaactttagCTCCTTCACTTAATTATCGACAAATGAGTTATGCAGCCCCGTGTATCGTATACGACTTCAAATCTGACGCAGCTAGTCTAagaatttaaaattcaatagTCAATCCGTTCATTACCGAATACTGTTGAATTAGAAATCTAGCTAATAAGGTAGCAAATTAAGTTTGTCGTCTGCAAACTAACTTAATTAGCTACTATGAGTTAGCTATATCTTACTTGCacgtatatatatttgaaattatttgcTAGGGAATTGCGTCGTGATAGAGAAGTGTTCTAAAACTTCAATTATAGTGAATACATGTAAACATATATCCTCCAATCAACAAATGAAACAATACGATTAATTATTTCAGTAATTTTAAAGCAAaggggaaaaacaaaacaaaaggctATGATTAGTCCAACAAGAGGGGctacaataacaacaacaacaacaacaacaaaaaaaagccaCGAGACATGCAAATGCAATCACGCATCTTAAAAAGGAAGCCCAAGTTTTGACTGACAAGCAACCACGACGCAGTAAAGTGGAGTTCTCAAAATTAGCGCATAAATAAAGTACTTGAACAATGTGTGTATGTTTCCGATAAAATGCTATTCTATATAGTactactagtatatataaaaaactgcCAAATTTATACTactttatagtatatatttttgtagaaatacaaatttttttttttttttttatagaaagaTATGAGGTTTCTAAATTTGCAAAGAAAGGGAAGATGTGaaggaaaaaagtgaaaaaaaaacgaggGGACAGAGAGGAGGCGGAGGCagtaagaaaataagaaagtgAGGAAATTGTAATTTGTAGTGTTGTTAGGGAACATCTCTCCtttatcctttttcttcttgatttttcttttgtttcttcaatatTTCTCTCTATAACGCAATCGGTTCCAACTAAGTCCAGTTTTTCCAATTTGAAATATCCAAACCCCGAATGAAAGCGAGGGGGACCAAGCCGGTTACAACTGGAGTGCGCGTCTAAGTCTCTAATTTGCAATGAAATTAGTTTTACACCATAAGGCACGCATCCAATAAAGTTTTTGATTCATTACATTGAATTTTCAGTGGAACTAGTTTTACCATAAGGGACGCATCCATTGTACAATGTACATGTTGTGTGTTGAGGGAGTCCACGTGGGAATAAAAAGTGCCACGTGGTGAATGACAAGAAATGTAGTCGTTGGTCGTTGTGTCGTGAGTGTGtgtgtttcctttttctcgTGCTTGCAAATGTGAGAATTGTGACGTCTCCTTAAGTTCCATAGACAAAGGAACTCTCATTAGGTCCTCTCTTTAAGGTGAACCATTCATTACTTTACTCAtgccctctctctctctctctctctctctctctctctctctctctctccttcgtctttttctaattttctttttgagtctagttatttttctccatttatttagttattattacgTCTAACAACTTCTCTTCTCGCTAATATATTACGGATGATTTACATCATTATATAGGCAAGTTTTGGCCGGTTTGGAACTGTCCGTTTAGACCGATTATGGCGGGACTGGTTTTGTAGAACTTGTTTAGAAAGTATTTTTGTCTGTTTAATCGTTGTATTAATTAAcgtaatttataaagaaaaaaatggaaaagaatgaattttaacttctttttaCATAAACTGAAATTGATCTAAGACTTACTTATTgggttttgattattattatcatcatctgGTGAAACTAAATCGCATCGTTTCATGTTAAATAATGACGTGGGCTCGAATCAGCGTAGGCTCAAAAGTTTGTCATGCTTTATATATAGTGGTCCACATAGTAATTTTTgtcataatttttgtttgaaaccTAAGAACTAATTAACTTAAGAGAGAAGTGTTTACCCGATGATTAAGCAAGCATTTACCTTAgcactttttaaaaactaatttcgTTGATTAAAGTGTTAAGCGTATCGAGGTTATATAAAAAACGCTTAAATAATTTTGGAAATGGGGTTTATAAAAGTAGTTCCACAAACGCCTCTATCCGCGTCACGATAATCTCTTATGCATTGAACATGATTTAGGACGATGTAATTTCTCAAATATACcttaaatatacatacatacgtACTTATTCCATGTGATGTTcttaccatatttatttatgccCCTCTAACTAGCTACCTCTAACTTGTCTTTGTTCATGCTAttgcaaaaacaaatctaaaaatgaGCCAAAAAAATCACCTTGTCTCATTTATGAGTAACTAGTTTACCTTTGgctaattaactaaaaaattatgagttTGTTATTCCTTATTTCAATTTAATATCGTACATACTTAATTACTAGAGAGTAAGAGtaattgaatataaaatttatttgacaTGTAATTCAGAAACCGTTCGCtgtttgtaattaatttatagattcaGGTTAAGCTCAAAATGTCAGTTTCAAATAATGTGTTCCTCAATTGTTTGCATTACTCTCTCACAATTGTAATaaaaagtcaaacaaaacattaattagagagaaaacCCGAACCCACAAAATCATAACCAACACTTTGATCGAATCACTATGTTACACGTATATCTGTCTGCTACACTAACAACATCTTTAGCGGACCGGACGCTGTCTCATCATTCCACCGTCgcttttttgtatttgtgtatGAATTTTGAACCAAATACGAAGACCATATCAAACTAAACttgctaaaataaaattataatattcctatctatataaacacacacGTACAAACCAAGCATGGCGGCTCATTCCTTACTCATTTGTCTcaacctaacaaaaaaaaaaaaaaagagagagaaagagagagagctagatAGAGATATGGGAAGAGGGAGAAGTTCGTCGTCTTCGTCGATAGAGAGTACCAGCAAGAGCAACCCATTCGGTGGCTCGTCAAGTACTCGGAACCTAAGCACGGATCTGAGGCTTGGACTCAGCTTTGGTACATCTTCAGGGACGCAATATTTCAACGGTGGCTATGGGTATTCCGTTGCAGCTCCGGCGGCAGAGGAGGCGGTATATGCagcggcggtggaggaggaagaagagaacgaGTGCAACAGTGTGGGGAGCTTCTACGTAAAGGTGAACATGGAGGGAGTTCCCATTGGAAGAAAGATCGATCTAATGTCTCTTAATGGCTACCACGCCTTGATCAGAACCCNCAAAAAAAAGCCACGAGACATGCAAATGCAATCACGCATCTTAAAAAGGAAGCCCAAGTTTTGACTGACAAGCAACCACGACGCAGTAAAGTGGAGTTCTCAAAATTAGCGCATAAATAAAGTACTTGAACAATGTGTGTATGTTTCCGATAAAATGCTATTCTATATAGTactactagtatatataaaaaactgcCAAATTTATACTactttatagtatatatttttgtagaaatacaaatttttttttttttttttatagaaagaTATGAGGTTTCTAAATTTGCAAAGAAAGGGAAGATGTGaaggaaaaaagtgaaaaaaaaacgaggGGACAGAGAGGAGGCGGAGGCagtaagaaaataagaaagtgAGGAAATTGTAATTTGTAGTGTTGTTAGGGAACATCTCTCCtttatcctttttcttcttgatttttcttttgtttcttcaatatTTCTCTCTATAACGCAATCGGTTCCAACTAAGTCCAGTTTTTCCAATTTGAAATATCCAAACCCCGAATGAAAGCGAGGGGGACCAAGCCGGTTACAACTGGAGTGCGCGTCTAAGTCTCTAATTTGCAATGAAATTAGTTTTACACCATAAGGCACGCATCCAATAAAGTTTTTGATTCATTACATTGAATTTTCAGTGGAACTAGTTTTACCATAAGGGACGCATCCATTGTACAATGTACATGTTGTGTGTTGAGGGAGTCCACGTGGGAATAAAAAGTGCCACGTGGTGAATGACAAGAAATGTAGTCGTTGGTCGTTGTGTCGTGAGTGTGtgtgtttcctttttctcgTGCTTGCAAATGTGAGAATTGTGACGTCTCCTTAAGTTCCATAGACAAAGGAACTCTCATTAGGTCCTCTCTTTAAGGTGAACCATTCATTACTTTACTCAtgccctctctctctctctctctctctctctctctctctctctctctccttcgtctttttctaattttctttttgagtctagttatttttctccatttatttagttattattacgTCTAACAACTTCTCTTCTCGCTAATATATTACGGATGATTTACATCATTATATAGGCAAGTTTTGGCCGGTTTGGAACTGTCCGTTTAGACCGATTATGGCGGGACTGGTTTTGTAGAACTTGTTTAGAAAGTATTTTTGTCTGTTTAATCGTTGTATTAATTAAcgtaatttataaagaaaaaaatggaaaagaatgaattttaacttctttttaCATAAACTGAAATTGATCTAAGACTTACTTATTgggttttgattattattatcatcatctgGTGAAACTAAATCGCATCGTTTCATGTTAAATAATGACGTGGGCTCGAATCAGCGTAGGCTCAAAAGTTTGTCATGCTTTATATGTCCACATAGTAATTTTCgtcataatttttgtttgaaacaGAACTAAGAACTAATTAACTTAAGAGAGAAGTGTTTACCCGATGATTAAGCAAGCATTTACAttttaccttagcattttttaaaaactaatttcgTTGATTAAAGTGTTAAGTGTATCGAGGTTATATA
The Camelina sativa cultivar DH55 chromosome 6, Cs, whole genome shotgun sequence genome window above contains:
- the LOC104699487 gene encoding auxin-responsive protein IAA20-like, whose product is MGRGRSSSSSSIESTSKSNPFGGSSSTRNLSTDLRLGLSFGTSSGTQYFNGGYGYSVAAPAAEEAVYAAAVEEEEENECNSVGSFYVKVNMEGVPIGRKIDLMSLNGYHALIRTXKKKPRDMQMQSRILKRKPKF